The genomic segment CCTACCCGTCAACGGTGCTGATGACTGTCGTGCCGGCCCGGGTGGCCGGCGTCGACGAGATCGTCGTCTGCACGCCGCCCGGACCGGACGGCTCGGTGAACCCCACCATCCTCGCCGCGGCGGAGATCACCGGCGCCGACCGCGTGTTGCGGATCGGCGGAGCGCAAGCCATTGCCGCGATGGCGTACGGGACCGCCTCGGTGCCGAGGTGCGACAAGATCGTGGGGCCCGGGAACGCGTACGTGGCCGAGGCCAAGATGCAGGTCGCCGCCTCCGGGGTTTGCGGCATCGACGCCCAGGCGGGGACCACCGAGGTCGCGATCATCGCCGACCACACCGCGGACCCGCGGCTGGTGGCCTGTGACCTGGTCGCGCAGGCGGAGCACGATCCGCGGGCCCTGTGCCTGTTGATCACGCCGGACGCCGGTCTGATCGACCGCACCCTCGCGGCGCTGGAGGAGGAGGTCGCCCACACGCGGCACACCGAGCGGGTCCGCACGGCGCTGCGTGACCGGGGTGTCGCGCTGCTGGTGCGTGACCTCGACCAGGCGGTTGCGGCCGCTGACGCGTTCGCCGCCGAGCATCTGGAGGTCCAGACGGAGAACGCACCGGCGGTCGCCGCGCGCGTCCGCGCAGCCGGTGCGATCTTCGTCGGCCACGACACACCGGTCGCGCTCGGCGACTACTGCGCGGGCCCCAACCACACGCTGCCGACGGGTGGGACCGCCCGGTTCTGCAACGGTCTGTCGACCGCGGACTTCGTCGTGCGGGTGAACTGGGTGGAGTACGGGCGCGACGCGCTCGGTGACCTGCTGCCCGTCGTGGATGCGTTGGCGGCCGCGGAGGATCTGCCGGCACACGCCGCGGCCGTCCGCGCGCGGCTGGAGACGGCCGACGCCGTCACGGGTGGACCACGTGACGTCGCCGGTGCCTGAGGCGGGTCCGGTGGGGCGGGTCCCCGTCCGCGACGACCTGCTCGGCACGACGCCGTACGGGGCGCCGCAGCTCGACGTTGCCGTCCGCCTGAACACCAACGAGACGCCGTACCCACCGCCGCAGGCGTTCTTCGACCGGCTGGCGGCGCGGCTGCCGGCACTGCCGCTGCAGCGGTACCCGGACCGCCAGGTCAGCGACCTGCGTACGGGGCTGGGTGCGCGCTTCGGGCGTGGCGCGGACGAGGTGTGGGCGGCCGCGGGATCGAACGAGGTGCTGCTACAGCTGTTCCAGGCGTACGGTGGTCCCGGACGTCGTCTGCTGCTGACCAGGCCCGGGTACTCGGCGCATCCGTTGATCGCGCGCGCCGCGTCGACCGACGTGGTCGCGGTGGATCTGGTGTCCGACTTCACGCTCGACCCAGTCGCGGCGACCGACGCGGCCAAGCGCTCCGGGGCCCACGTGATCTGCGTCGCCAGTCCCCACAACCCCGCCGGCACCCTCGTCGCCCCCGACGTCGTCCGGGCGTTGCACGATGCCAGCGACGCGTTGGTGGTCGTGGACGAGGCGTACGTCGAGTTCGCCGACGACGGCGCCAGCGCGGTCCGACTGCTCGACGAGCTCGACCGACTGGTGGTGTGCCGGACGTTCTCGAAGGCGTGGCGCCTGGCCGGGTTGCGGTTGGGCTACCTGCTGGCGCCGCCGTGGGTGATCGACGACCTGCGCAAGGTCCGCCTGCCCTACCACCTCGACGCGATCACCCAGACCGCGGGACTGGTGGCGCTCGAGCTGGCCGACGCCATGACGGCGCACGTCGCCGAGATCGTCGCCGAACGCGACTGGCTGACCGCCTGCCTGGCGGAGCTGCCGGGCCTGCACCCGTTCCCGTCACAGGCCAACTTCGTACTGGTGCGCGCACCGGACGACACGCTGTTCGACCGCCTGCTCGACCACGGCGTGCTGGTCCGCGACTTCGCCCACGCGCCGGGCCTGACCAACTGCGTCCGCGTCACCGTCGGCACGCGGGCCGAGCATGACGCGCTGCTGGCCGCCCTGCACCGGGTGCTGTAGCGCGACGCAACGTCGGAGGTCCACGAGGCGCATCTGCACGCCCGTGCGTCACTGGTACACGTGATGCGGAGCGGCCGACGATACGTCAGTCGAAGACGACAGTGACGTCGCGGAACCCCAGTGACGTCAGCAGGCTGCGCAGCATCGCCTCGGTGTTGCGGTTGGCGAGCTCGACAAGCCCGCTCTCGGTGGCCGCGCGCTCCAGGCGGCCCTCCGCCATCCGGTACAGAGGCTGGTCATCGGTCGGCGAGTCGGAGAACAGGCCGGCCAGACGATCGAGCAGGCCGCGTTCGCGACTGAACACGTAGCTGCGGTCGGGGTCGACGTTGGCCTCGGTGAGCTCGGCGTCGGGCAGGCGGATCGTCACGCGCTCACGTGCGTCGTCGACGGCGACCGCGTCCTCGCCGAGGTCGGAGAAGTCGACCGCGGCGTCCACAGTACCGACCGCGACGAACAGGGTGCGCTCACCCGCGATCTGACGGGGCAGGTTGCGAACGGTGTCCTCACTGTCGACGATCACCTGGAACTCGCCGGTGGCGGCGTGGAACTCCGCGAGATCGCGCACCGCCAGCAACACGGCGGGCTGGGTGCGGTCGACGGTGTCGCGGTCGAACGGGTTGAAGCCGGACACCAGGCGCCCGAGCAGCAGCAGCGCGACCAACGTCGAGCCCAGCACGACCAGGCCGATCACCAGCAGCCAGCGACCGGGACCGCCCCGTCGCGGGGGTCCGGTCAGTCCGGTCACGGCGCGCCGGGTGTCGCGCGCGTCGGGCGCCGGTGTGCGCGGGACCTGCGGTCGCGTGTCGGCCGGCGTCACCTCGTACGTGTCGTCGTACGTGTCGTCGCCGTCGCTGCGGAGCCAGGTTGGGTTCATGCCGCTGCACCGTCCCCCGTTTCGCCTACGCTGTCGGCGGCACCCACAGCAAGGATTGCAGGCCCGTGAGTCGTACCGCTTCCGTACACCGCACGACCGGCGAGACCGATGTCAAGGTGGATCTCGATCTCAATGGTACAGGAGCGACCACCATCCGGACAGGGGTGCCGTTCTTCGATCACATGCTCGCCCAGCTCGGGCGCCATGGCCGCATCGACCTGTCGGTCCACACCGAGGGAGACCTCGAGGTGGACGCGCACCACACCGTCGAGGACACGGCCATCGCGCTCGGGAGCGCGCTGGCGGAGGCGCTCGGCGACAAGGCGGGCGTGGAGCGCTTCGGCGACGCCACGGTGCCGATCGACGAGGCGCTCGTGCGGGTGGCCATCGACCTCTCCGGCCGCCCGTACCTGGTGTATGACGCCATGACGCCCGTCGCGCTGATCGGTACCTACGAGAGCTCGCTGACGAAGCACTTCTTCGAGGCGCTCGCCGCCAACGCGAGGATCACGCTGCACGTCCAGAAGCTGTCAGGCGACAACAGCCACCACATCCAGGAGGCGGTCTTCAAGGCGGTCGCGGTGGCGCTGCGGCGCGCCGTCGCCGTCACCGGCTCGGGCGTGCCGTCCACCAAGGGAACACTGTGAGTGCGGTCGCCGGGGCCGGTGTGCCGCACGAGGTCGCCGGGCCGAGCAGCGGCGGTGGTGGAGCCGCCGCTCGCCGACCGGTCACGGCGGCCGTGCTCAACTACGAGGCGGGCAACGTGCGGTCCGCGCAACGTGCGCTGCTACGTGCGGGGGCCGACGCCTTCATCACCGGTGACGGTGCCGCGGCGGCCGGTGCCGATCTGCTCGTGGTGCCCGGTGTCGGGCACTTCGGGCAGTGCGTGCGCCACTTCCGCGCTGCCGGGTTCGAGTCGTTGGTGCGCGACTGGACCGCGGCGCAGCGTCCACTGCTGGGGATCTGCGTGGGCATGCAGATCCTGTACGCCGGCAGCGACGAGGATCCCGCGGCCGAGGGCCTCGGGCTCCTGCCGGGCCACGTCCGGCGCCTACCGGGTGACGTCGTGGTGCCCCACATGGGCTGGGACGTCGTCCGTGTCGTGCGGGACGACCCGGCCGTCACCGGCCTCGACGGGCAGCGGTGCTACTTCACGCACAGCTACTACGCGGACCCGGCCCACGACGGCCACGTGCTCGCGGTCTGCGACTACGGCCCCGGGTTCCCGTGCGTCGTGCGGACCCGATCGGTGCTCGGGCTGCAGTTCCACCCAGAGAAGTCCGCGGACGTCGGCGCGAGGATGCTGCGCGACCTCGTCGCCTCGGTCCACCAGGGCCGTGTCGGCGCGGAGGTCGTGTGATGCGGATCCTGCCCGCGGTCGACATCCGTGACGGCCGCGCCGTGCGTCTCGTCCAGGGGCGCGCCGACGCCGAGACCGTCTACGACGACGATCCCGTCGCGGCCGCACGCCGGTGGGTCGACCAGGGGTCGGACTGGCTGCACGTGGTCGATCTGGATGCCGCGTTCGAGGGCGACCCGCGCAACCGGCACCTCATCGCCGACATGTGTGACGCGACGGGCGCCCGGGTGCAGGCGTCGGGCGGCATCAGGACCCTGGACGACATCGAGCGGTCCATCGGCTACGGCGCCGCGCGGGTCGTCATCGGCACGATGGCGCTGGAGGACCCGCGGTTCGTCGCGACGGCGCTCGACGCGTTCGGTGAGCACATCGTCGTGGGCCTGGACGCCGACGGCACGAGGTTGCGTGCCCGTGGGTGGACGGCCGACGGCGGTGACCTGTGGTCCGCCCTCGACCGGTTGACCGAGCTGGGCGTGGGACGGTTCGTGTTCACCGACATCGCGCGCGACGGCACGCTCGGCGGCCCCAACCTCGACCGCCTGGCGGCCGTCACCGAGCGCACGACCGCGCAGGTCACCGCCAGCGGCGGTGTCAGCTCGCTGGACGATCTCGAACGGCTGGCCGCGGTGCACCTGCGCGTGGACGAGGTGATCGTCGGTAAGGCGCTGTACGCCGGACGGTTCTCGGTCGCCGACGCCCTGGCACTGGTGGGCGGCGCCGCGTGACGTTGGCCGTCCGTGTGATCCCGTGCCTCGACGTCACCGGCGGGCGCGTGGTCAAGGGCATCAACTTCGTGGACCTGCGCGATGCCGGCGATCCGGTCGAGCTCGCGGCGACCTATGACGCCGAGGGCGCCGACGAACTGGTGTTCCTCGACATCACCGCGTCGTCGGACGACCGCGACACCATCTACGGCGTCGTCCGGGCGACCGCCGACCAGGTGTTCATCCCGCTGACCGTCGGCGGCGGGGTCCGCAGCGTCGACGACGCCCGCCGGCTGCTGCTCGCGGGCGCCGACAAGGTCGCGTTCAACACCGCCGCCATCACCCGTCCGCCGCTGATCACCGAGGCGGCCGACGCGTTTGGCTCGCAGTGCGTCGTCGTTGCGATCGACGCCCGCCGCCGCGCGGACGACGGCGGCTGGGAGGTCACCACCCACGGTGGCCGGCGCCCGGTCGATCTCGACACGGTGGCCTGGGCGGCCGCGGCCGCCCGCCTGGGTGCCGGCGAGATCCTGTTGACGTCGATGGACCGTGACGGCACGAAGGCCGGGTTCGACCTCGACCTGCTCGCGGCCGTGACCGAGGCCGTCAACATCCCGGTCGTCGCGTCGGGCGGCGCGGGCGCAGCGGAGCACATGGCCGAGGCGGTGACGAAGGGCGGCGCGTCGGCTGTCCTGGCCGCGAGCATCTTCCACTTCGGCGAGCTGCGCATCGCCGACGTCAAGCGGACGATGGCCGCCGCGGGCATCCCCGTCCGCCTCCGCGGCGCGTCGGTCAGCAGCGACGGGCCGACGTAGACCACGCTGAACGGGCCGCCGGGCGCGTCGGGGTCTTGACGTCGACGAAGCCGGCGTGGCGCAGATAGCCGTGGGCAGGATCCTCCGCCTCGTCAGCCAGCAGACGTTGCGCACGGCTGATCCACCCGGCGCCGATGACGTCGTCGCCGCGGAGGAACAGCATCACCGCGACGTCGATCCCGATCCGCGCGGCATCGGCCGGACGGGCGGCCGCCCAGTCGCGGCGCGTGGGGGCGTCGCGGGCGTGCTGCAGGAGGTCCGACGCGTGCATCACCAGGAGCTGCCGATCGCGGCTCTGCCGAGCATCGCGGGCCGCACGCCGACGCTGCTAGCGTTGCGCGCATGGACCCCTCGCGCCTGCGCTACGACGAGCGGGGCCTCATCCCGGCGATCGTGCAGCAGCACGACACGGGTGAGGTCCTGATGATGGCGTGGATGTCCGCCACGACGGTCCATGAGTCGCTCGATCTCGGGGAGACGGTCTTCTGGTCGCGCAGCCGCGCCGAGCGCTGGCACAAGGGCGCGACCAGTGGCAACACGCAGACGATCGTGTCGATGACCGCGGACTGCGACGCCGACGTGCTGCTGATCGCGGTGGACCAGCAGGGGAGCGGCGCCTGCCACACCGGCGCGCGCACCTGCTTCCACCGCGAGCTCAGCGCGAAGGTCGGCGGGGAGAGAAGGGCGGGCGGCGGCGGAGAGGACGACGGGGATGTCTGAGCTGTACCGGCCCACCCGTGGGGAGTTCGCGGCTCTCGCCGCTGACGCGGAGGTGGTGCCTGTGTGGCGCGAGGTGCTCGCCGATCTGTACACGCCGCTCGGTGTCTACACGCGGTTGCGCGACAGCGACGGACCCACGTTCCTGCTCGAGTCGGTGGAGCACGGCGAGCGCTGGGGCCGCTACTCGTTCATCGGGCTGGACCCCATCCTGTCCATCCGCGCGTGCGACGGGCTCGTGACCGTGACCGGCGACGCCCCGGACGCCGTGCGCGACGCCGCAGCGACCGGCGACCCGCTCGAAACGGTCGACGCGGTGCTGCGCTCCATGGCCGCACCCCGCGACGTCGACGGGCTCCCCCCGCTGTTCGCCGGACTCGTCGGCTACCTCGGCTACGACGTCGTGCGATGGATCGAGGACATCCCGGAGTCGGGGTCCGACGACCTGCGGTTCGACGACGTCCGCCTCGACCTGCCCGGGCGCATGGTCGCGTTCGACCACCTGCGTCAACGCCTGGTCGTCGTCACGAACGTCGTGGTCGGTGACGACCCCGTGACGCAGTACGAGCGCGCGGTCGCCGGGTCCGAGGAGATGGTCGCCCGGCTCGACGCCCCGCAGACGGTCCATCCCGTCGCGCCCCCGCAGGCGGTCACCGTCGACGACGCGACGGCCACCATGTCGCGCGAGGACTACGAGCAGTCGGTACGCGTTGCCAAGGAGCACATCACAGCCGGCGACGCCTTCCAGATCGTGCCGTCGTTGCGGTTCCGTCTGGACACCGACGCCGACGCCGACGGCATCTACCGGGTCCTGCGCGTGATCAACCCGTCACCGTACATGTACCTGCTGGACTGGGGCGACCAGCAGGTCGTCGGTTCGTCGCCCGAGGCGCTGGTCAAGCTGACCCGTCGCACGGCGTCGACGTGGCCGATCGCCGGGTCGCGACCGCGCGGCGCCACGCCGGCGGCCGATGCCGAGCTGGAGAAGTCGCTGCTGGCCGACGAGAAGGAGCGCGCGGAGCACGTGATGCTCGTCGACCTCGCCCGCAACGACCTCGGACGGGTGTCCGAGATCGGCAGCGTGGGCGTCGACCCGTTCATGTCGGTCGCCCGCTACAGCCACATCATGCACCTGTGGTCAGGCGTGTCGGGGACCCTGCGCGATGATGTCTCCGCTGTGGACCTGGTGCGTGCGACGTTCCCGGCCGGAACCTTGACGGGCGCACCGAAGGTCCGCGCGATGGAGATCATCGACGACCTCGAGCCGACCCGACGCGGTCCGTACGGTGGCGGCGTCGGCTACCTCTCGCTCAGCGGTGACATGGATCTGTGCATCACCATCCGCACGCTGCTGTTGCGTGACGGTCACGCCTACGTGCAGGCCGGCGCCGGCATCGTGGCGGACAGCGATCCGGCACGCGAGTACGAGGAGTGCCGCAACAAGGCGATGGCGCTGCTGGCCGCCGTCCGTGCCGCCGAGCGCTTCGACACGCGCGGGGCCAGGGATGTCACGCCGCACTGACGTCGCGACGCTCGCCCCGTTCCTCGGGGTGGCCTGCGCCCTGGTGCTGCTGGGTGCGGGCTCGGCCACCTGGACGTACGAGCCGGTCGCGCGCTCGGTCGGCGACGTCGCACTCGTCGACACAACCGCGACGGCCGGCGTCGAGATCGCTCCGCTGGCAGTGGTCGTGGCTCTCGCGGGTGTGGCGGGCAGCATCGGGTTGCTGGCGACACGCGGCGGCGCCCGACGCATGGTCGCGCTGGTGCTGGTCGTCGTCGGAGTGGCGGGCGTGACCGGCGTCGGTGTCGGCGTCGCGCGCCTGTTCACGATCGATGGCACGGTGACGCTGGCGCCGTGGCTGGCGGTGGCGGGCGCTACGGGGATGCTCGCGGCCGCACTGGCGAGCATCGGACGGCCGTCGCGGCGCATGCCGGCGCGCTACGAGGTGGACGCGGCCCCCGCCGACGACGAGTGGCGGTTGGCGAGCGACACGGGTGGGTCCGATCGGCACACGAGCTACGCTTCGCCCTCCGGTGCGACCGGTCGGGGCGACGACGAGGATGATCAACGGTGACCACGTCATCCGACCGCGGCGCGGAACCCGTCGACACCAGCTCCACACCCCGACCGCAGGGCGGCGCCCGGCAGGCATCGTCGTTCCTGTCCCGCGTCTGCGCCGAGGCGCGCGAGCGCGTCGCGGACGCGCGCCGCCAGGAGCCGCTCGGGGCGCTCCGGACGCGGGCGGCCGGCACGGCGGACCCGCCACCGTTCGGTCCGGCGCTGCGTGGAGGGATCATCGCCGAGGTCAAGCGGGCCAGTCCGTCCCGCGGCGTCATCGCCGCCGACCGTGACGCGGCCACCCAGGCCCGCGGCTATGTCGACGGGGGCGCCGCGGCGATCAGTGTGCTCACCGAGCCCGGCCACTTCCACGGCAGCCTCGACGATCTCGCGGCGGTCGCGTCCGCGGTCCCGGTGCCGGTCCTGCGCAAGGACTTCATCGTCGACGCCTACCAGGTGTACGAGGCACGCGTGGCCGGCGCCGCCGCCGTGCTGCTGCTGGTCGCCGCACTCGACCAGGCCGCGCTGGTCGACCTACTGCACCTGGCGGTGGATGCAGGCGTCGATGCACTCGTCGAGACGCACGCCGCCGACGAGGTCGACCGGGCCGTCGCAGCCGTCGCGGCCCTGCCGGACGGCCATCCTCCCGTCATCGGTGTCAACGCCCGCGACCTGCGCCGCCTGATGGTCGACCGCTCCAGGTTCGCGGAGCTCGCGGCAATGTTGCCGCGCGGTGCGGTGGTCGTGGCCGAGAGCGGTGTGTCGGGTCCCGCGGACGTCGCGGCGTACCGACGCGCGGGCGCGCATGCCGTGCTGGTCGGCGAGCACCTCATGCTCGCGACCGATCCGGTGGCGGCGACGCGGACACTCGTGGACGCCGCCCGCAATCCAACCCTGTCCGACTCCAGCTGAAGGACCGATCGTGCACGACAGCCACTACGGCCGCTTCGGGGGCCGGTTCGTCCCCGAGGTGCTGACGACGACGCTCGACGAGCTCGAGGCTGCGTTCGACAAGGCGCAGACCGATCCCGAGTTCCACCGGGAGATGGACGCGTTGCGGCGTGACTACGGCGGTCGGCCGACCAAGCTGTACCTGGCCGAGCGGCTGACCGCCCACGCGGGCGGCGCGCGGATCTACCTCAAGCGCGAGGACCTGGCGCACACGGGCAGCCACAAGCTGTGCAACGTGCTCGGCCAGGGGCTGCTCGCGCAGCGCATGGGCAAGAAGCGGTTGATCGCCGAGACCGGAGCCGGTCAGCATGGCGTCGCCACCGCCACCATCGCCGCCCTGCTGGGCATGGAGTGCCGGGTGTACATGGGCGAGGAGGACTGCCGGCGCCAGCGCCTCAACGTCGTGCGGATGCAACTGATGGGCGCCGAGGTCATCCCGGTGACCACCGGGACGCGCACGCTCAAGGACGCGATCAACGAGACGATGCGCGACTGGGTGACCAACGTCGAGACCACCCACTACCTGCTCGGTTCGGTCGTCGGCCCACACCCATTCCCGCTGATCGTCCGCGAGTTCGTGAAGGTCATCGGCGAGGAGGTCCGTGCCGAGATCCTCGAGCGTGAGGGTCGCCTCCCGGATGCCGTGATGGCCTGCGTGGGTGGCGGTTCGAACGCCATGGGCATCTTCCACCGCTTCATCACCGACGACGACGTCCGGCTGATCGGCGTCGAGGCCGGCGGGGACGGCCTCGGCAGCGGCAGGCACTCGGCGACGCTGGTCGCCGGGACCGAGGGGATCCTGCACGGTGCCCGGTCCTACGTGCTGCAGGACGACTACGGCCAGGTCCACCCGACCCACTCGATCTCCGCCGGGTTGGACTATCCCGGCGTGGGCCCCGAGCATGCGTGGCTGCGCGACACGGGCCGCGCGACGTACGTCGCCGCGACCGACGCGCAGGCGCTGGAGGGATTCCGACTGCTGTGTGAGCTCGAAGGGATCATCCCGGCGCTCGAGTCGGCGCACGCCGTTGTACCGGCCATCGAGGTCGCACGCGAGCTCGGCACCGACGGCATCGTCGTGATCAACCTGTCCGGCCGCGGTGACAAGGACGTCGACGAGGTGTCACACGTGCTGGCGTTGTCGACGCCCACCGACGACGCGACGTCGGAGGCGGCGTCGTGAGCCGCGTCAGCGACGCGATCGCCAAGGCCAACGCGGACGGCCGCGCCGCGCTGATCGTCTACCTGCCGGCCGGGTTCCCGGACATGGACACGTCCCGGGCGTGCCTGGAGGCCGCCGCGGCGGCGGGTGCGGATCTGCTCGAGGTGGGATTCCCGTATTCGGACCCGCTGATGGACGGGCCCACCATCCAGCAGGCCAACCAGGTCGCGATGGACGCCGGTTACACCCCGTCGGACGACTTCGAGATGTGCGGGCGACTCACCGCCGCGATCGATGTCCCTGCCGTCGTCATGACCTATTACAACATCTGCTGGCACTTTCCGGTCCCCGCCCGCCGGCTCGCTGACGCTCGCCCTCACCACGGCGTGCCCGACGGTCTCGAGGGGTTCGCGGGCGCCGCGGCGCAGGCCGGTCTCGCCGGCGCGATCATCCCCGACCTGCCGGTCGCCGAGAGCGGTCCGTGGCTGGACGCCGCCGCGGCCGCCGACCTGGCGAGCATCTTCCTCGTCGCGTCCACGTCGGACGACACCCACCTCGCCGACGCCGCGGACGCCAGCACCGGCTTCGTGTACGCGACGTCCACCCTGGGGGTCACCGGAGCCCGCGAGTCGCTGTCGCAGCGCGCGCGGCCGCTGGTCGAACG from the Euzebyales bacterium genome contains:
- the hisD gene encoding histidinol dehydrogenase, whose protein sequence is MLTRSDVRDEHGDLHAIVRPADDEAMEQVRDSVATTVAAVRERGDVAVGELTARFDGWHGDVWEVPADERAAATAALDPDLRAALGRAAEQVRWFHARALPDDWIADHDGARLGLVFRPLRRVGVYVPGGLGAYPSTVLMTVVPARVAGVDEIVVCTPPGPDGSVNPTILAAAEITGADRVLRIGGAQAIAAMAYGTASVPRCDKIVGPGNAYVAEAKMQVAASGVCGIDAQAGTTEVAIIADHTADPRLVACDLVAQAEHDPRALCLLITPDAGLIDRTLAALEEEVAHTRHTERVRTALRDRGVALLVRDLDQAVAAADAFAAEHLEVQTENAPAVAARVRAAGAIFVGHDTPVALGDYCAGPNHTLPTGGTARFCNGLSTADFVVRVNWVEYGRDALGDLLPVVDALAAAEDLPAHAAAVRARLETADAVTGGPRDVAGA
- the hisC gene encoding histidinol-phosphate transaminase, with product MGRVPVRDDLLGTTPYGAPQLDVAVRLNTNETPYPPPQAFFDRLAARLPALPLQRYPDRQVSDLRTGLGARFGRGADEVWAAAGSNEVLLQLFQAYGGPGRRLLLTRPGYSAHPLIARAASTDVVAVDLVSDFTLDPVAATDAAKRSGAHVICVASPHNPAGTLVAPDVVRALHDASDALVVVDEAYVEFADDGASAVRLLDELDRLVVCRTFSKAWRLAGLRLGYLLAPPWVIDDLRKVRLPYHLDAITQTAGLVALELADAMTAHVAEIVAERDWLTACLAELPGLHPFPSQANFVLVRAPDDTLFDRLLDHGVLVRDFAHAPGLTNCVRVTVGTRAEHDALLAALHRVL
- a CDS encoding DUF4230 domain-containing protein: MNPTWLRSDGDDTYDDTYEVTPADTRPQVPRTPAPDARDTRRAVTGLTGPPRRGGPGRWLLVIGLVVLGSTLVALLLLGRLVSGFNPFDRDTVDRTQPAVLLAVRDLAEFHAATGEFQVIVDSEDTVRNLPRQIAGERTLFVAVGTVDAAVDFSDLGEDAVAVDDARERVTIRLPDAELTEANVDPDRSYVFSRERGLLDRLAGLFSDSPTDDQPLYRMAEGRLERAATESGLVELANRNTEAMLRSLLTSLGFRDVTVVFD
- the hisB gene encoding imidazoleglycerol-phosphate dehydratase HisB, producing the protein MSRTASVHRTTGETDVKVDLDLNGTGATTIRTGVPFFDHMLAQLGRHGRIDLSVHTEGDLEVDAHHTVEDTAIALGSALAEALGDKAGVERFGDATVPIDEALVRVAIDLSGRPYLVYDAMTPVALIGTYESSLTKHFFEALAANARITLHVQKLSGDNSHHIQEAVFKAVAVALRRAVAVTGSGVPSTKGTL
- the hisH gene encoding imidazole glycerol phosphate synthase subunit HisH; translation: MSAVAGAGVPHEVAGPSSGGGGAAARRPVTAAVLNYEAGNVRSAQRALLRAGADAFITGDGAAAAGADLLVVPGVGHFGQCVRHFRAAGFESLVRDWTAAQRPLLGICVGMQILYAGSDEDPAAEGLGLLPGHVRRLPGDVVVPHMGWDVVRVVRDDPAVTGLDGQRCYFTHSYYADPAHDGHVLAVCDYGPGFPCVVRTRSVLGLQFHPEKSADVGARMLRDLVASVHQGRVGAEVV
- the hisA gene encoding 1-(5-phosphoribosyl)-5-[(5-phosphoribosylamino)methylideneamino]imidazole-4-carboxamide isomerase; its protein translation is MRILPAVDIRDGRAVRLVQGRADAETVYDDDPVAAARRWVDQGSDWLHVVDLDAAFEGDPRNRHLIADMCDATGARVQASGGIRTLDDIERSIGYGAARVVIGTMALEDPRFVATALDAFGEHIVVGLDADGTRLRARGWTADGGDLWSALDRLTELGVGRFVFTDIARDGTLGGPNLDRLAAVTERTTAQVTASGGVSSLDDLERLAAVHLRVDEVIVGKALYAGRFSVADALALVGGAA
- the hisF gene encoding imidazole glycerol phosphate synthase subunit HisF, which produces MTLAVRVIPCLDVTGGRVVKGINFVDLRDAGDPVELAATYDAEGADELVFLDITASSDDRDTIYGVVRATADQVFIPLTVGGGVRSVDDARRLLLAGADKVAFNTAAITRPPLITEAADAFGSQCVVVAIDARRRADDGGWEVTTHGGRRPVDLDTVAWAAAAARLGAGEILLTSMDRDGTKAGFDLDLLAAVTEAVNIPVVASGGAGAAEHMAEAVTKGGASAVLAASIFHFGELRIADVKRTMAAAGIPVRLRGASVSSDGPT
- the hisI gene encoding phosphoribosyl-AMP cyclohydrolase, coding for MDPSRLRYDERGLIPAIVQQHDTGEVLMMAWMSATTVHESLDLGETVFWSRSRAERWHKGATSGNTQTIVSMTADCDADVLLIAVDQQGSGACHTGARTCFHRELSAKVGGERRAGGGGEDDGDV
- the trpE gene encoding anthranilate synthase component I — encoded protein: MSELYRPTRGEFAALAADAEVVPVWREVLADLYTPLGVYTRLRDSDGPTFLLESVEHGERWGRYSFIGLDPILSIRACDGLVTVTGDAPDAVRDAAATGDPLETVDAVLRSMAAPRDVDGLPPLFAGLVGYLGYDVVRWIEDIPESGSDDLRFDDVRLDLPGRMVAFDHLRQRLVVVTNVVVGDDPVTQYERAVAGSEEMVARLDAPQTVHPVAPPQAVTVDDATATMSREDYEQSVRVAKEHITAGDAFQIVPSLRFRLDTDADADGIYRVLRVINPSPYMYLLDWGDQQVVGSSPEALVKLTRRTASTWPIAGSRPRGATPAADAELEKSLLADEKERAEHVMLVDLARNDLGRVSEIGSVGVDPFMSVARYSHIMHLWSGVSGTLRDDVSAVDLVRATFPAGTLTGAPKVRAMEIIDDLEPTRRGPYGGGVGYLSLSGDMDLCITIRTLLLRDGHAYVQAGAGIVADSDPAREYEECRNKAMALLAAVRAAERFDTRGARDVTPH
- a CDS encoding Trp biosynthesis-associated membrane protein produces the protein MSRRTDVATLAPFLGVACALVLLGAGSATWTYEPVARSVGDVALVDTTATAGVEIAPLAVVVALAGVAGSIGLLATRGGARRMVALVLVVVGVAGVTGVGVGVARLFTIDGTVTLAPWLAVAGATGMLAAALASIGRPSRRMPARYEVDAAPADDEWRLASDTGGSDRHTSYASPSGATGRGDDEDDQR
- a CDS encoding indole-3-glycerol phosphate synthase TrpC, which produces MTTSSDRGAEPVDTSSTPRPQGGARQASSFLSRVCAEARERVADARRQEPLGALRTRAAGTADPPPFGPALRGGIIAEVKRASPSRGVIAADRDAATQARGYVDGGAAAISVLTEPGHFHGSLDDLAAVASAVPVPVLRKDFIVDAYQVYEARVAGAAAVLLLVAALDQAALVDLLHLAVDAGVDALVETHAADEVDRAVAAVAALPDGHPPVIGVNARDLRRLMVDRSRFAELAAMLPRGAVVVAESGVSGPADVAAYRRAGAHAVLVGEHLMLATDPVAATRTLVDAARNPTLSDSS
- the trpB gene encoding tryptophan synthase subunit beta, with the translated sequence MHDSHYGRFGGRFVPEVLTTTLDELEAAFDKAQTDPEFHREMDALRRDYGGRPTKLYLAERLTAHAGGARIYLKREDLAHTGSHKLCNVLGQGLLAQRMGKKRLIAETGAGQHGVATATIAALLGMECRVYMGEEDCRRQRLNVVRMQLMGAEVIPVTTGTRTLKDAINETMRDWVTNVETTHYLLGSVVGPHPFPLIVREFVKVIGEEVRAEILEREGRLPDAVMACVGGGSNAMGIFHRFITDDDVRLIGVEAGGDGLGSGRHSATLVAGTEGILHGARSYVLQDDYGQVHPTHSISAGLDYPGVGPEHAWLRDTGRATYVAATDAQALEGFRLLCELEGIIPALESAHAVVPAIEVARELGTDGIVVINLSGRGDKDVDEVSHVLALSTPTDDATSEAAS